One segment of Alphaproteobacteria bacterium DNA contains the following:
- a CDS encoding phosphatase PAP2-related protein: MHKWLEPFNHFLLAHEQITNSLLILSSVCMDIITIGLVLWGLFGKTMRPFLALIILTLMRQIAQALISFPIPQGLIWHYPGFPSLTETYDVATDFFFSSHVGITALAALAIAKRNFSKTITYFSVFFVLTMAIFMLTIRAHYTADIIAGCFAAVTSFLIAGRLSPRIDRFFAR, encoded by the coding sequence ATGCATAAATGGCTTGAGCCGTTTAATCATTTCCTTTTAGCGCATGAACAAATAACAAATTCCCTGCTTATTCTAAGCTCTGTTTGTATGGACATTATCACCATTGGCCTTGTTCTTTGGGGTTTATTTGGCAAAACAATGCGCCCATTCCTAGCCCTGATTATCTTGACGCTCATGCGACAAATTGCCCAGGCCCTGATCAGCTTTCCAATCCCCCAGGGTTTGATCTGGCATTATCCCGGTTTTCCGTCACTGACCGAGACATACGATGTCGCCACCGATTTCTTTTTCTCGAGTCACGTTGGAATTACAGCCCTTGCAGCCCTAGCAATCGCCAAAAGGAATTTCTCCAAAACGATCACATACTTTTCAGTTTTTTTCGTCCTGACCATGGCAATTTTTATGCTGACCATACGGGCACATTACACTGCCGATATCATTGCAGGATGTTTCGCTGCCGTAACATCATTTTTAATTGCGGGGCGTCTGTCACCCAGGATAGATCGATTTTTTGCGAGGTAA
- a CDS encoding proton-translocating transhydrogenase family protein: MNSQSLLDQTSKIFQSSRQISAEAKELETMVRDVIQHSEVVNVDPFVIGLTVFALACFVGYYVVWKVTPALHSPLMSVTNAISSVIIVGALFAAGGAALSGHGTSNVFGLLAVVLASINIFGGFIVTQRMLQMFSKTK, encoded by the coding sequence TCCCAAAGCCTACTCGATCAAACATCAAAAATTTTTCAATCCTCCAGACAAATCAGCGCCGAAGCTAAAGAGCTTGAAACGATGGTACGTGACGTGATTCAACATTCAGAGGTGGTCAACGTTGATCCATTTGTGATTGGGCTGACCGTTTTTGCCCTGGCTTGTTTTGTTGGATATTATGTCGTTTGGAAAGTCACGCCAGCCCTTCATTCCCCATTAATGTCTGTCACCAATGCCATATCTAGCGTGATTATCGTTGGTGCTTTATTTGCCGCCGGAGGAGCCGCTTTGTCGGGCCATGGCACATCGAACGTTTTTGGATTGCTGGCTGTGGTTCTTGCCTCTATTAACATCTTTGGTGGCTTTATTGTAACCCAACGCATGTTGCAAATGTTTTCCAAAACCAAATAA
- a CDS encoding NAD(P)(+) transhydrogenase (Re/Si-specific) subunit beta, whose amino-acid sequence MSIHFSAFLYLISAVCFIMALRGLSSAATSRNGNLYGVFGMVIAILTTLVSSGVSKYVSIIIAIAIGGGIGTVIAKRIKMTALPQLVAGFHSLVGLAATFVAAAAFYSPETFHIGVRGHINLISLLEMGLGSAIGAITFTGSIIAFCKLQGLISGKPLVFQKQHLLNASLGIAIALLLGIFTITGSAFSFWCLTVLSFALGFLLILPIGGADMPVVISMLNSYSGWAASGIGFTMHNNLLIITGALVGSSGAILSYIMCKGMNRSIYNVILGGFGTDQSGGDRSHSHESDRPAKVSSGEDAAYMMANAGSVIIVPGYGMAVAQAQHALRDMADALKAKGVKVRYAIHPVAGRMPGHMNVLLAEANVSYDEVLELDDINSDFPSTDVAFVIGANDITNPAAKTDTASPIYGMPILDVEKARTVLFVKRSLAPGYAGVDNELFYADNTLMVLGDAKKVCEEILKALKDH is encoded by the coding sequence ATGTCTATTCACTTCTCTGCATTTTTATATTTAATATCAGCCGTTTGTTTTATCATGGCCCTAAGGGGGTTATCATCCGCAGCAACATCCCGGAATGGCAACCTTTATGGTGTGTTCGGAATGGTTATAGCGATTTTAACCACCCTTGTTTCATCGGGCGTTTCCAAATACGTTTCGATCATCATTGCGATTGCTATTGGTGGTGGAATCGGAACCGTCATTGCCAAGCGCATCAAAATGACCGCCCTGCCCCAGCTTGTGGCAGGATTTCACAGCTTGGTTGGGTTGGCGGCCACTTTTGTTGCGGCAGCAGCTTTTTATTCCCCGGAAACGTTTCACATCGGGGTACGGGGACACATCAACCTTATTAGCCTGCTTGAAATGGGCCTTGGGTCCGCAATCGGTGCGATTACCTTTACGGGATCCATTATCGCCTTTTGCAAGCTTCAAGGTCTGATCAGTGGAAAGCCCTTGGTTTTCCAGAAACAGCATCTGTTAAATGCCTCCCTCGGAATCGCGATTGCTTTGCTTTTGGGCATATTTACAATAACCGGATCTGCATTCTCGTTTTGGTGTTTGACCGTGTTATCCTTTGCACTAGGCTTTCTTTTGATCCTGCCAATCGGTGGCGCCGACATGCCGGTCGTGATTTCAATGCTGAATTCGTATTCGGGATGGGCTGCATCAGGCATTGGTTTTACAATGCACAACAATTTGCTGATTATTACAGGTGCCTTGGTTGGTTCCAGTGGGGCAATCCTTAGCTATATCATGTGTAAAGGGATGAATCGTTCCATTTATAATGTGATCTTGGGCGGGTTTGGAACAGATCAATCTGGTGGGGACAGAAGTCACAGCCACGAAAGTGATCGCCCAGCAAAAGTCAGCAGTGGCGAAGATGCAGCTTACATGATGGCCAACGCAGGTTCAGTCATTATTGTCCCTGGATACGGTATGGCTGTTGCCCAAGCCCAACATGCCTTGCGTGACATGGCTGACGCGTTAAAAGCAAAGGGTGTCAAAGTCCGGTATGCAATCCATCCCGTCGCGGGCCGCATGCCAGGACACATGAATGTTTTGCTGGCCGAAGCCAACGTTTCGTATGATGAGGTTTTGGAACTTGACGATATCAATTCCGATTTTCCATCAACCGATGTCGCTTTTGTCATTGGGGCCAACGATATCACAAACCCAGCGGCAAAAACGGATACTGCGTCCCCAATTTACGGAATGCCCATTCTGGATGTTGAAAAGGCACGAACCGTTTTGTTTGTAAAACGATCTTTGGCACCCGGATATGCCGGCGTTGATAATGAACTTTTCTATGCAGATAATACCCTTATGGTATTGGGCGACGCAAAGAAAGTGTGTGAAGAGATTTTAAAAGCTCTTAAGGATCATTAA
- a CDS encoding DUF1849 family protein — MTKFLPILCLIASFFLLKSALAGAPITALKPGITPVNFKQSVSFSPPKGDVQIKKCAPALQPHRAEYEITLHKSTNPEIADVKGTLTVQLADVGNGWTFEQHSTLQVYSNDGSAEQYITTIVSWESKDGRYYRFNVRSLHNGVEEDCVRGNAAPSTTGEGVMLNYEQPTIIKKTLPGGVLFPIQHLQQALFAAASGQNSLPNKTVFDGSSEAFEPVEVNTIITPVNNLKLVVNDPRLLCTDKAWSLQMAIFPQNSQSPDPEYEISQIILPSGIIASMVMEYGEGFSTQLTLKKVDVFSPAQN, encoded by the coding sequence ATGACAAAATTTCTCCCCATCCTTTGTTTGATCGCGTCTTTTTTCTTGTTAAAAAGCGCGCTTGCTGGTGCCCCCATCACTGCCTTAAAGCCCGGAATCACACCGGTCAACTTCAAGCAATCCGTGTCTTTCTCTCCTCCGAAAGGGGATGTGCAGATAAAAAAATGCGCCCCTGCATTGCAGCCTCATCGTGCGGAATATGAAATCACCCTGCATAAAAGCACTAACCCAGAAATTGCTGACGTCAAGGGGACGCTAACCGTCCAATTGGCAGACGTTGGTAATGGATGGACGTTTGAACAGCATTCCACCCTGCAAGTATATTCAAATGATGGGTCGGCGGAACAGTATATTACGACGATCGTATCCTGGGAATCAAAGGACGGCAGATACTATCGCTTTAATGTGCGTTCGTTACACAACGGGGTCGAGGAAGACTGCGTTCGCGGAAATGCTGCCCCCTCGACAACGGGAGAGGGTGTTATGCTAAACTATGAACAACCCACAATTATCAAAAAGACTTTGCCGGGTGGTGTTTTGTTCCCCATACAGCATTTGCAGCAGGCTTTGTTTGCAGCCGCATCGGGTCAGAATTCCCTGCCCAACAAGACTGTTTTTGATGGAAGCAGCGAAGCATTTGAGCCAGTAGAGGTCAACACGATTATCACGCCTGTGAATAATCTGAAACTGGTTGTGAATGACCCAAGGTTGCTGTGCACAGACAAGGCATGGTCATTGCAGATGGCCATTTTCCCCCAGAACAGTCAAAGCCCGGATCCTGAATATGAAATCAGTCAGATCATATTGCCATCCGGGATTATTGCGTCGATGGTCATGGAATACGGCGAGGGATTCAGTACACAGCTGACACTGAAAAAGGTTGATGTTTTTTCACCGGCGCAAAACTGA
- the rpmB gene encoding 50S ribosomal protein L28, translating to MARRCVITGKGVQSGNNVSHANNKTRRRFLPNLQEISLMSESLGRMVRLRLTTSGIRTIEFHGGLDSFLVRTPAAKLDLKIATLKKTIMERIAAKSAS from the coding sequence ATGGCAAGACGTTGTGTAATTACGGGCAAAGGCGTTCAATCAGGTAATAATGTTAGTCACGCAAACAATAAAACGCGTCGTCGTTTTCTTCCAAATTTGCAAGAAATATCCTTGATGAGTGAATCTCTTGGCAGGATGGTTCGTTTGCGGTTGACAACCAGCGGTATTCGCACCATTGAATTCCATGGCGGTTTGGATTCATTTCTTGTGAGGACTCCTGCTGCAAAGCTGGACCTAAAGATCGCTACATTGAAAAAAACCATCATGGAAAGAATTGCGGCAAAATCTGCTTCCTAG
- a CDS encoding queuosine precursor transporter, translating to MDIFVSTIVCFLGQFSPEFLSLLTFLVCGVVLLFFVRYFGAPGLYVYNSIAIVVANIQVLRLAKFSFSPEPMALGTVVFATTFLASDILAEHYGAKAARQALALSFLSQIFVTTLMILTLGHPSLDDPLSSNPISVDRAMTTLFVPSLRFLWASLIAYAISQLFDIWLFQKIRELSQSRFLWLRQNVSTLLSGLLDNFIFSIIAWVILNPTPIDYYTLMVSYVFGSYLLRFLVNLGGTPVMYLSYYMHSKQTLTH from the coding sequence ATGGATATTTTCGTTTCCACCATTGTTTGTTTCCTTGGTCAATTCTCGCCTGAGTTTTTGTCGTTACTGACCTTTCTTGTTTGCGGTGTCGTTCTGCTATTCTTTGTCCGGTACTTTGGCGCACCCGGATTATATGTTTATAACTCAATCGCTATTGTTGTTGCAAACATACAGGTATTGCGCCTGGCAAAATTTAGTTTTTCCCCAGAACCCATGGCGCTTGGTACGGTTGTTTTTGCCACAACATTTTTGGCTTCGGATATCCTGGCAGAACATTATGGAGCAAAAGCCGCCAGGCAAGCGCTTGCGTTAAGCTTTTTATCCCAGATTTTCGTAACTACGTTGATGATTCTGACGTTGGGGCATCCATCCCTTGATGATCCTTTGTCAAGCAATCCGATCTCGGTTGACCGGGCGATGACCACGCTTTTTGTGCCGTCCCTGCGTTTCCTGTGGGCAAGTCTGATTGCCTATGCGATCAGTCAATTGTTTGATATTTGGCTATTTCAAAAAATCAGAGAATTAAGCCAAAGCCGTTTTTTATGGCTCAGGCAAAACGTTTCAACGCTGCTGTCGGGATTGTTGGATAATTTTATTTTTAGCATAATCGCATGGGTTATCCTGAATCCAACGCCAATTGATTATTACACCCTAATGGTTAGCTATGTGTTCGGGTCTTATTTGTTGCGCTTTCTTGTTAACCTTGGCGGTACACCAGTTATGTACTTAAGTTATTATATGCACAGTAAGCAGACACTTACTCATTAG
- a CDS encoding methyltransferase domain-containing protein, whose product MKKLSPAAVLFMTALSACAASQDEHLLTHDNLRQDFDLSVYQKNLERKPNLTFSLDVEMDLLKELGEFDLGRFLLKNKGLNGYWTAYIILHGPLEINLTPLETWFLHKAPTVRATQERFGIFKQQLSKYLKSEIILASVPCGLMDDLLGLDYAQCEDVKLVGIDLDGESLQFAQKNAQAHGINAVEFIKRDAWNLGVNAEYDVLTSNGLNIYQPNDEKVVALYGEFYKALKAGGIFITSFLTPPPVLSAESPWNNYDPSDVLKQKAIFGDIIQVGWQAFRSESKTRDQLAQAGFTVLDVLYDSQGMFPTVVARK is encoded by the coding sequence ATGAAAAAATTATCGCCTGCTGCAGTCCTTTTTATGACGGCGCTATCGGCTTGTGCTGCCAGCCAAGACGAACATCTTTTGACGCATGATAACCTAAGGCAGGATTTTGATTTATCTGTTTATCAAAAAAATCTTGAAAGAAAACCCAACTTAACGTTTTCTTTGGATGTGGAAATGGACCTTTTAAAGGAGCTTGGTGAATTTGACCTTGGGCGGTTTTTATTGAAAAACAAGGGTCTGAATGGATATTGGACTGCCTATATTATTCTGCACGGCCCCCTGGAAATCAACTTAACCCCTTTGGAGACTTGGTTTTTACATAAGGCACCCACGGTCAGGGCAACACAGGAACGTTTCGGAATTTTTAAGCAGCAACTTTCGAAGTACCTGAAAAGCGAAATCATACTAGCATCCGTTCCCTGTGGGTTGATGGATGATTTGTTGGGGCTGGATTACGCACAGTGTGAAGACGTCAAGCTTGTGGGGATTGATTTGGATGGTGAATCTTTGCAGTTCGCACAAAAAAATGCCCAGGCACACGGAATCAATGCTGTTGAATTTATCAAGAGAGACGCATGGAATTTAGGGGTCAACGCGGAATACGATGTGCTGACAAGCAACGGTCTTAACATTTATCAGCCCAATGATGAAAAGGTCGTTGCGCTTTATGGGGAGTTTTACAAGGCGCTTAAGGCGGGCGGTATATTTATCACCAGTTTTCTGACGCCGCCCCCGGTTTTATCGGCTGAATCGCCATGGAACAATTATGATCCAAGTGATGTGTTGAAGCAAAAGGCTATATTTGGCGATATCATTCAGGTGGGCTGGCAAGCTTTCAGAAGCGAATCAAAAACCAGGGATCAGCTTGCGCAGGCAGGGTTTACGGTTCTTGATGTCCTGTATGATTCCCAGGGGATGTTTCCAACGGTTGTGGCGCGGAAGTAG
- the dnaQ gene encoding DNA polymerase III subunit epsilon, protein MREIILDTETTGLSPNDGHRIIEIGCVELFNCVPTGRTFQCYINPERDVPPQSTAITGLTTEFLKPFPVFSKVVDDFLDFIQDDQLVIHNAKFDLTFLNFELSRLGLAVLPQSRAVDTLLIARQKFPGSPASLDALCKRFNVDLGKRNKHGALLDSELLAIVYLELLGGRQRTLAMESSRDGPAAETVEIGTKHVKRAARIFEIFDEEAKAHKEFLGQIKNPLWSQY, encoded by the coding sequence ATGCGTGAAATTATTCTTGATACGGAAACAACGGGTCTTAGCCCCAATGATGGACACAGGATTATTGAAATCGGCTGTGTGGAGTTATTCAATTGCGTTCCAACCGGCCGAACGTTTCAGTGTTACATTAATCCAGAACGCGATGTTCCACCGCAATCGACAGCCATTACGGGGCTTACGACCGAATTTTTAAAACCATTCCCTGTTTTCTCAAAAGTTGTTGATGATTTTTTGGACTTTATTCAGGATGATCAATTGGTCATTCACAACGCCAAGTTTGACTTAACTTTTTTGAATTTTGAGTTGTCACGCCTAGGGTTGGCTGTATTGCCGCAAAGTCGTGCTGTCGATACGCTGTTGATCGCCCGGCAGAAATTTCCCGGTTCGCCAGCCAGCTTGGATGCGTTATGTAAACGATTTAATGTTGATTTGGGAAAGCGGAACAAGCACGGGGCGTTGTTAGACTCCGAATTATTGGCAATTGTCTATCTGGAGCTTTTGGGTGGGCGTCAGCGTACGTTGGCCATGGAATCGTCCAGGGATGGCCCGGCGGCGGAAACCGTGGAGATTGGCACAAAACACGTAAAACGTGCGGCACGTATATTTGAAATTTTTGATGAAGAGGCTAAGGCGCACAAGGAATTCTTGGGGCAGATCAAAAACCCGCTATGGAGCCAATATTAG
- the groL gene encoding chaperonin GroEL (60 kDa chaperone family; promotes refolding of misfolded polypeptides especially under stressful conditions; forms two stacked rings of heptamers to form a barrel-shaped 14mer; ends can be capped by GroES; misfolded proteins enter the barrel where they are refolded when GroES binds), translated as MGAKEVRFSTDARDKMLRGVDILADAVKVTLGPKGRNVVIEKSFGAPRITKDGVSVAKEIELSDRFENMGAQMLREVASKTSDLAGDGTTTATVLAQAIVREGIKAVAAGMNPMDLKRGIDMAVEAVISDLKTRSKKVSTNEEIAQVATVSANGEREIGEMLAKAVQKVGKEGVITIEEAKSFQTELDVVEGMQFDRGYISPYFVTNSEKMNCELENPYILIHEKKLSGLQAMLPVLESVVQSGRPLLIIAEDVEGEALATLVVNKLRGGLKVAAVKAPGFGDRRKAMLEDLAVLTSGQVISDDVGLKLENVTIDMLGTARKVVITKDDTTLVDGAGNKESIAARCNQIRAQVEDTTSDYDREKLQERLAKLSGGVAVIRVGGATELEVKERKDRVEDAMHATRAAIEEGIVPGGGVALVRSLKVLENLKGANGDQEVGIRIVRQALTVPCRQIAINAGADGSIVVGKITDSSDYNYGYDAQSNTYVDLLKSGIIDPTKVVRYALQDAASIASLLITTEAMIAEKPEPKSASAGGMGGGMGGMGGMDY; from the coding sequence ATGGGTGCAAAAGAAGTACGCTTTTCAACAGATGCTCGCGACAAAATGTTGCGCGGTGTTGATATATTGGCTGACGCTGTAAAAGTAACATTGGGACCAAAGGGTCGTAATGTTGTGATCGAAAAATCCTTTGGGGCTCCACGCATTACAAAAGATGGTGTTTCTGTTGCAAAAGAAATCGAACTGTCCGACAGATTCGAAAATATGGGCGCACAGATGCTTCGTGAAGTTGCCAGCAAGACATCGGATTTGGCTGGGGACGGAACAACAACAGCAACCGTTTTGGCACAGGCTATCGTTCGCGAAGGAATCAAAGCAGTCGCCGCTGGCATGAACCCAATGGATCTAAAGCGCGGTATCGACATGGCTGTTGAAGCCGTGATCAGCGATCTCAAAACACGGTCCAAGAAAGTTTCAACCAACGAAGAAATCGCCCAGGTTGCCACAGTATCGGCAAACGGCGAACGCGAAATTGGTGAAATGTTGGCAAAGGCTGTTCAAAAAGTCGGCAAAGAAGGCGTCATCACAATCGAAGAAGCCAAATCTTTCCAGACCGAATTGGATGTTGTTGAGGGGATGCAATTCGATCGCGGATATATCTCACCTTACTTTGTGACCAATTCTGAAAAAATGAATTGCGAATTGGAAAATCCGTACATTTTGATCCACGAGAAAAAATTGTCCGGCCTGCAAGCGATGTTACCTGTTTTGGAAAGCGTTGTTCAGTCTGGTCGTCCATTGTTGATTATCGCCGAAGATGTCGAAGGCGAAGCATTGGCAACCCTTGTTGTGAACAAGCTTCGTGGTGGCTTGAAAGTTGCTGCAGTAAAGGCACCTGGTTTTGGTGATCGTCGCAAAGCCATGTTAGAAGATTTAGCCGTTTTGACCAGTGGTCAGGTTATTTCCGATGACGTTGGCCTAAAGCTGGAAAATGTTACGATTGACATGTTGGGAACAGCACGCAAGGTTGTCATTACAAAAGACGACACAACGCTTGTTGATGGCGCTGGCAACAAAGAATCAATCGCAGCCCGTTGCAACCAAATTCGTGCACAAGTCGAGGACACTACATCTGATTACGATCGTGAAAAATTGCAAGAACGCCTGGCTAAACTCAGCGGCGGTGTTGCTGTTATTCGCGTTGGTGGTGCAACTGAATTAGAAGTCAAAGAACGCAAAGACCGCGTAGAAGATGCAATGCATGCAACACGCGCAGCAATCGAAGAAGGAATCGTTCCCGGTGGTGGTGTTGCTTTGGTTCGGAGCTTGAAAGTATTGGAGAACTTAAAAGGCGCCAATGGAGATCAAGAAGTCGGTATTCGCATTGTTCGCCAAGCTCTGACAGTTCCATGTCGTCAGATTGCCATCAATGCAGGGGCCGATGGGTCAATCGTTGTGGGTAAAATTACCGACAGCAGTGACTATAATTATGGATATGACGCACAAAGCAACACATACGTTGATTTGCTAAAAAGCGGCATTATCGACCCAACCAAAGTCGTTCGGTATGCATTACAAGATGCGGCATCCATTGCCAGCTTGTTGATTACAACCGAAGCCATGATTGCCGAGAAGCCAGAACCAAAGTCCGCCTCAGCCGGTGGTATGGGCGGCGGCATGGGTGGTATGGGCGGAATGGATTATTAA
- the groES gene encoding co-chaperone GroES has protein sequence MKFRPLHDRVLVKRTESEEKTAGGIIIPDTAKEKPIEGDVVAVGNGARNEAGNIVPLEVKAGDRILFGKWSGTEVKIEGADYLVMKESDVMGIIG, from the coding sequence ATGAAATTTAGACCTCTGCACGATCGTGTACTTGTCAAACGTACCGAATCCGAAGAAAAAACAGCAGGCGGGATTATTATCCCTGATACTGCCAAAGAAAAACCCATCGAAGGGGATGTTGTAGCAGTCGGTAATGGCGCACGCAACGAAGCCGGAAATATCGTCCCATTAGAAGTCAAAGCCGGCGACAGAATTTTGTTTGGCAAATGGTCCGGAACCGAAGTCAAAATCGAAGGCGCAGATTATCTTGTTATGAAAGAATCTGATGTTATGGGCATAATCGGTTAA